Proteins encoded in a region of the Leguminivora glycinivorella isolate SPB_JAAS2020 chromosome 23, LegGlyc_1.1, whole genome shotgun sequence genome:
- the LOC125238311 gene encoding odorant receptor 4-like, producing MTRLLYLGLFRSGLVCGLRRPILLMSAIFKSYKMVVYRPVFNNLVWELRTMWPQGTVTEEEDRVVSRTLRSLNMVVKGYYWCNVLLVIIFLSPSFVALGYRAAGHDTPLILPYWYWYPFDPYEGGPWYAFALAFEDFHGCSAIGFMVMGDLLFCIFLSHISIQFDMLTIRIRKLVPKVEPKNPLSAFTTEQMLNENCDAPETEKIHLKEMAAIIKRHQDLIRLSGDVEEMFSGALLLNFLNSSMIFCFCGFCSVIVEKWNEFSYKSFLVTALAQTYLLCKHGQKLIDSSTGITDALYGCLWYNASKRVKSSVLIAMHRSQKEVHVTTYGFSVINMACYARILKTAWSYLSLLLNVYE from the exons ATGACACGTTTGCTATACCTTGGGCTGTTCAGAAGTGGGTTGGTCTGCGGCTTACGAAGACCGATCCTCCTCATGTCAG CAATATTTAAGTCATACAAAATGGTGGTCTACCGTCCAGTGTTCAACAACCTTGTATGGGAGCTCAGGACCATGTGGCCTCAGGGAACTGTCACCGAAGAAGAAGATCGTGTCGTCAGCAGGACGCTAAGGAGTCTCAATATGGTCGTTAAAG GCTACTACTGGTGCAACGTCCTCCTAGTGATAATCTTCCTGTCCCCATCCTTCGTGGCCCTGGGGTACAGAGCTGCAGGGCACGACACACCCCTCATACTGCCTTACTGGTACTGGTACCCCTTCGATCCTTACGAAGGTGGCCCGTGGTATGCGTTCGCGTTGGCTTTTGAAGATTTCCATG GTTGCAGCGCCATTGGGTTCATGGTGATGGGAGACCTGCTATTCTGCATCTTTCTGAGCCACATCTCGATCCAGTTCGATATGCTCACAATCCGTATACGGAAGCTCGTACCGAAGGTCGAACCTAAAAACCCCTTGA GTGCATTTACCACTGAGCAAATGCTCAATGAAAACTGTGATGCCCCGGAAACAGAGAAAATTCATTTGAAAGAGATGGCCGCTATCATTAAAAGGCATCAGGACTTGATCAG ACTTTCGGGTGACGTGGAGGAAATGTTCAGCGGTGCGCTTCTCCTGAACTTCCTTAATAGCTCCATGATCTTCTGCTTCTGCGGCTTTTGTTCGGTC ATTGTGGAGAAATGGAACGAGTTTAGCTACAAGTCGTTCCTCGTTACAGCGCTCGCGCAGACCTACCTCTTGTGTAAGCACGGACAGAAACTTATTGACTCT AGTACAGGAATAACCGACGCGCTGTACGGTTGCCTCTGGTACAACGCTTCTAAGAGAGTCAAGAGTTCCGTCTTGATTGCCATGCACAG GTCCCAGAAAGAGGTCCATGTCACGACCTACGGTTTCTCTGTAATCAACATGGCGTGCTACGCCAGG ATACTGAAGACGGCCTGGTCATATTTATCGCTTCTTTTAAATGTTTATGAGTAA